The Tripterygium wilfordii isolate XIE 37 chromosome 5, ASM1340144v1, whole genome shotgun sequence DNA segment ATAAAGTCAAGCGTACTGATAATGCATTCCACATTTTTTGGACACTCAGTTTTCAAGTTTGCTCCAGTGGGCTTCTCATCACAGTAACCTCCCCATCCTGAAACAATGACCAGCATTTTGGACTGGTCCACATGCTTTGACTTGACATGTAAAACTCATGTTatactttccaaaaaaaaaaaaattatcattaacCCAAAGAAGAAACTCAATACCAACGAAGGTTGACCTGAGTGGTAAGGGGTTCTGATCGCTTAAATAAGATCTTAGGTTTGAGTCCTTGTGGATACAAAAAACCTTCTTGAGAGAGGTCCCCGCCTTTGCCTCCCACCCGTACCTCGGAGGATTAGTACTGGGCTTGTCTAGAGATACCATgggaaacccaaaaaaaaaaaaaaaaaaactcaataatACATGCACTTAACATTATATAAgtgtattaaaaattaaaaaatttagtgCATTGGGCTGTAGCTAGGTTCCGCCCTAGCTTCCAATGTCTCTCAAAATTCAATCAACATGCAATCAATGATTTTTACCCAATCACGGATCAAAGAGAATTAAGCCAGACAATAGATGATTTCTACTTCTTGAAATCTTGTCAAACACAATTTCAATAGATATTATTTTATCTTGTATAACATATTTAGCTTTCACGAACATTAATATCTATTTATGCTAACATTTTAGTTATTATATGAGACCAAACATCAAGATATATGTCCATTGACAATATCATTTCAAGTAGTTGTACTGTTCtcaaaaactctaaatttttCTTCCCATAAACACAGGatctaaataattttattttaatattagcACACGTCAACATAAACTTTGTGACCCCACACTTGATTGGGAGCAAGTTATTTCTCTAAGATTCATTGatgttgaattttttgaatttcgaaAAAATGTTAAACATTTCTAAGTTTATCGTACACAATcctacataatctatgtgacatgtcaACTcaacatgtcacatagattaaattaaaaaaattaaaaaaattgaataacttttctcacttctctctcctcatgatttcttttttaaccttttcatctctctttcttttctctcacaTTCTAGCCACAAGATAATTATCTCACACAACCTAAGTTTCTCTCAGCTACAACATTCCAAAGTAAATAATGAAGAAGCAACTTCTTTAAGTTTTGTGAGCTTCGGTTAGGGTATCGTGTTGGTGATTAATGCGAAAGACATTGTCAATTTTCTTGGATATTCTGTCAACAAACATATTAGAATATGCAGAGCTTCGCTGCTTGTTCGAGGTGAGTCCATAAATGCTTGATCAACAATCACAATCGATTTTTGGtcataatattttgattttaggttgttgattgattgatgaAGAATGTGGTTGGGATTATGTGTTCTACTGATAACTTATTACATTGTCCCAACGCATACAACGTCTTTTTACACTGTCCAATATTTGACAATGTACTATGATACAAATTGTATTAGTACACTCTTGGTAAAATGAGAGATGAAATCCTATGTGATCTAACAATTATATAATTCAAGAATCTCTGATCAAGAATATGagtattaattaaaaaaaaatcttcttgaTTCACTCATGGTTATATGAATTGATTTCGACAAGTTAGACATATTTTCTACAAAACCAATGAAAAACACTTGCAACTGAAAAGTTATGCTAAAACACATTTAATAGTAGAACTCTATAATTAAATATCATAGATTCCTTAgtttagaggtccaatcaggAGCAAATAACTAGATCTCTGTGTTGGAATAGATCTCTTTTAATCTCCAGTTGTCGTCTCGCTGATCTCTGTGAATTGAGGATATTTTGGATGGGAAGAAGATGGCATGGCATTTCAAaatctttattcaatttattttaaattaactATATATAAGTTAATCTACATCAACAATTATTGTTGACTATCATGCCACCTCGCATGTTGATTGTCCGAAAAGTCTAAAAATTGACCTGGTTATTAGAtttgaacaatttaatttttcgaTTCCCAATTGAAacttttgaaaattcaataacTGAGTTCAACTGAGTTATATTTTTTAGTGACTAAAAGTTGTATTAGCCCTAATTTATAtccgaaaaaaaaaacactatggCAAAAATTAGGAGagagatatttttttttaaaaaaaagagaaattaatgaggaaaaaaaagaaagaaaagaaaaccggtCACTGCACGCTCATGATCATCAATCAATCACACGATCACGAACTCGGAAAGTAGGGTCCACGCACAACTGTAAAATAAAACGACGTTACGGGACATGAACGGGCCCTACCCGGAAAAAATTCTCGTACTCCTGCCATCTTGCACGGTGCTCCTTTTTCGACATTTATGAAAAGCAGTCAAACCAAGTCACGCAATTGGCGACTGTTTCACATAATAATataaaaccaaaccaaataTCAAATCCATGCAAACCCAAAGCATTAACCTCCTCCTATGAGGGTCGTGCCCTGTCCTCTCTTTGAACCAACTACCCCCCACGAACCCCTTCTTTGTTTTAACTGCCCCTAACCTCATATTTCCATTTACACCAAAAAATACAACTCTTCAGTATTTGTTTTCCATTCTCAAATGCCCCAAGAATTACACTGTATCGCAtgggtatatatatgtgtgtgtgtgttgggaTTCTTAGGAGTTTAAACAATACATAGTTTTATAAATGGATTCGTTGCTCTGTGACGAGAATTGGCTTTCAATTCCTGATGATCAATGCCAACAATCCAATCATATTCAGGGCTTAGAGAAACACAGTGATTTGTCAAACGAGAAAGTTTCGGAGGCTTTGAAAATTTGCTTAGAGAAGGAATCAAGTTACGTGCCTAAAGCCGGATACGCAAGGCAACTCCAGTCTGATAATGATTTCTTGTCTGCTAGGTTCAGAGCCGTTCATTGGCTTATCAAGGTTGGTTGACTATGAATCATCATGTTTACATATATTAATCTGCGCTACTCGATCGAAGTTAATAGAAATATGCCATCAATCCAATCATTGCTGCAGTCTTGTATACGGATGAACCTGCCTTATGGGATTGCATTCTCCGCTGTAAATTATCTTGATCGGTTTATGTCAGTGAATGATCTGTGCAAGGTAAGGGGTTTGTTTTTGCAACAATACATTTTTCCATGATTTTCTACTGATGTCTTAAACTCACTTCATATTCGAATATCTGTGATTTAGATGGAATGGAATTGTCAGATGGTTAAATTACTCTCTGTGGCATGTTTATCTGTCGCCTCCAAGTTCACTGAGATGTCGGTTCCCCCGTTTCGCGAAATTCAGGTGATCGTGGCTGCTTGATCAgtttattgttgttgttttcgTTATATTAATGTTGTCTGTATATGCTGTCTGATCATGAAGATGGAGGGTCTTGATCATTCTTTCGAAACAAGTACGATCCAGCGAATGGAACTGAGTTTGTTGCAGGAATTGGGATGGCACATGAACTCTACAACACCATATTCCTACGTAGAAATTATGCTGCCAACATTGGACATCGGTTCTTCCTTAACATCTCAACTCCATAAAGATCAGTTAACCAACCGAGTAACTGAGTTGCTTCTTGGGGCTCTATTAGGTATGTTTGGGGTATATTTGTTTATAGTGATCCCAGCTATACTGATCCCAACAGCTGGTATCCCGATTATCTCAATTGCTAAGTTGTATACACAGGATTTCATGTGAATTATATGGAACATATGAAGCCCATGAATTCAATTGAATCATATGTGTCCAACGCATGCAGCTACGTACGA contains these protein-coding regions:
- the LOC119998587 gene encoding putative cyclin-D7-1 encodes the protein MDSLLCDENWLSIPDDQCQQSNHIQGLEKHSDLSNEKVSEALKICLEKESSYVPKAGYARQLQSDNDFLSARFRAVHWLIKSCIRMNLPYGIAFSAVNYLDRFMSVNDLCKMEWNCQMVKLLSVACLSVASKFTEMSVPPFREIQMEGLDHSFETSTIQRMELSLLQELGWHMNSTTPYSYVEIMLPTLDIGSSLTSQLHKDQLTNRVTELLLGALLGMFGVYLFIVIPAILIPTAATYEDNWDTKVLGYIFISFDAYQIFLEEYTPSNSNIHHLNNFTKLFNQDQKDDLVKCHSIMERCEAYHCPSSPVTVLLKEQINIPDDCIFDLTIRKWPCSNMDRNPVNEKNPRI